Genomic window (Microbacterium oxydans):
CTGCGCCAATCGCGCCCGTTGGGGCTATTCAGTTTTCCCGTGAGGTGGCGACGGGATTCGAACCCGTGTAAACGGCTTTGCAGGCCGGTGCCTAGCCGCTCGGCCACGCCACCGTGTGGATTGACCCCACGTGCAGATGATCTTCCGAAGAAGACCTTCTCCACTCGAGCGGATGACGAGACTCGAACTCGCGACCCCAACCTTGGCAAGGTTGTGCGCTACCAACTGCGCTACATCCGCATTTTGTTCCCGGTTGTCCCGGGCACTCATGAAACATTAGCCGAAGATCTGCCCTCTGCCAAACCGGTAGCGAATCTCGCGCGTGTCTCCCCGAGTGGTCCTCACAGCCTCCGAGCGTCCGGTAGTATCGGTTGACGTACCCCACGGGTATGGGCGATTGGCGCAGTTGGTAGCGCGCTTCCTTCACACGGAAGAGGTCATCGGTTCGAGTCCGGTATCGCCCACCACAAGCCCCCGATCGTTCGGGGGTTTTCCTGTTCTCCGGGCACCCTGACCCCGCTCACGCTAACGTCGGTGGCATGACGTCGACTGTCGAGAGCACGCCCGTCGCCGCCCGGCTTCCCTTCCCTCGGGTGCTGATCATCACCGCGACGCTGCTCGCGGGCGGGACGATCGCGATGATCTGGATCGCCGCGGTCCCCTGGGGGCCGCTCGTCTGCCCCGCGGTCTACCCCTCGCCTCCGAACTGTCAGGAGTCCCAGAGAATCGGCAGCGGCCTCGTCGCTTCGGTCTGCGTGAGCATCGTGTACCTCGCGACGTTCCTCACGGCGCTCCGCCGCACACCCGCGAGCAGAGCGATGTCCGTCGTCGGCCTCATCGCGCTGGTGCTCGCTCCTGTCGTCTCCTACCTGAGCGTCGCGTGGGCGCCCGGCTTCACGGTCTGACCCCGCACGACCTCGCCCGACCGGTCACGGAGCAGCACGCCGACGGCGACCAGCACGCCCGCCACCACGAACGCGGTCGCCTGCGTGTATCCGGTCCCCGGCGGCACATCCCAGTGCCCACCGGCGAATTCGAGCCACAGCAGGTACTCGGTCAGCGCGTTCATGACGAGCACGACCACGAGAGCCGACACCGCGAGCGTCCGCTGTCGGCCGCGTACCGACGCCAGGAGCGCCCCGACGCAGAGCGCCAGGCAGAGCAGCCAGAGCATCTGGAGCGTGGCGAGATGTCCGGGCTGATCCATCGCCCGAAGACAGGGTTCGAGGGTCTGATCCGCCGCGCACGGTGACCACGCCGCACGGGTCGCGGTGATGCCCAGCGCTCCCGCCGTGAGCAGACCGACGGCGCACACCGCGGAGATGAACGTGCGAAAACCGGTCATCATCGTCCCCATCCCCCGCTGCCCCACAGCATGCCCTCACGGTACGCGAGCGGATCGCATCCCGCCATCCCTGAGTTCGGCGCGCGTCATCCCCGGGGCACGTGCACCACGCGATCGTCGCCCGCCCTCGGGCTGCCCCGCCCATCGGTGTTGTTCGTCAGCACCCACAGCTCGCCGTCCGGGGCGACGACGACGTCACGGAGCCTCCCGAGTTCCCCGACGAAGTGCTCCACCGAGGCGCCGAGATCGTCCAGGGGAACCTCGCGCAGCCGCTCCCCCCGCAGGTTCGCGATGAAGATCGCCCCCGCGGTGATGGCGATGCCGCTCGGACTCGCCGCTTCGGGCGCCCACTGCTGCACGGGATCGATGAAGCCGTCGCGATCCGCGATGCCCTCCACGTCCGGCCACCCGTAGTTCCCACCGGCTTCGATCACGTTCAGCTCGTCCCAGGTGTCCTGTCCGAACTCGCTCGCATACATCGTGCCGTCGTCCGCCCACGCCAGGCCCTGCGGGTTCCGGTGACCGAGGCTGTAGACGGGCGAGCCCGCGAAGGGATTGTCATCCGGCACCGTCCCGTCCGGTGTGACACGGAGGATCTTGCCCGACAACGCGCGCGGGTCCTGAGCGCTCTCCCGATCCCCCGCATCGCCGACCGTCACGTACAGCATCCCGTCGGGACCGAAGGCGATCCGCCCGCCGTTGTGGTTGGTCGCGGACGCGAGGCCGGACAGGATCGTCTCCGGCTCACCGAGCTCCAGCGAGCCGGGCTTCCCGGACAGGGCGAATCGCTGCACGCGGTTCTCGTCCGCCGCCGTGGAGTATGCGTACAGCCAGTCGCCGAAGACCGCGATGCCCAGCAGACCGCCCTCTCCCCGCGCCTCGACGCCGTCGATCACTCCGACCTCGTGCAGGTCGCCCGTGTCGGAGATCTCGACGATGCGCGCGCTGTCGCGCTCGCTGAGCACGGCCGTCCCGTCATGGAAAGCGATCGACCACGGCGCGGCGAGATCCTCGACGACGACGGTCTCCTGCCCCGACGCGATCGCTCCGGAGTCCGCCGGAAGCGTGGATGCGGACGGCACCGGTGAGGCCGGAGCGCAGGCCACCAACAGGGCGGTCGCCGCGCAGGCCGCGAGCCGGGCACCGACACGGAACCGCTCCGTCCTGGCCATCCCCGCTCCCTTCGACCCGCTCACTCCGACACTAGGCGCGCCGTCACCCGCACAGAAGGGCTCCGCACCGATTCCCCGCCGAGCCGTGTCCGAAGGGGCGCGTAGTCTGCCGCGGTGCCGACCATCGACTCGCTCCCCGGTCCCTGCGCGCTCTGCGGTGGAGCGCGGGGCGCCCGCAGCGACGGAGCCTGGTTCTGCGAGGACTGCGGCTGGCGATACGGCGACACCCCCGATCCGGATCTGCCGCTCCCCCGCGTCGACGTCGTCTACTACCTCCGCTACGACCGCCGGGTGAAGATCGGCACGTCCAGACGGCCTCGTCAACGGCTCGCGAGCATCATGCACGACGAGCTGCTCGCGTTCGAGCGGGGAGGACGGGCGGTCGAACAGCAGCGACATCGGGAGTTCGCGGCCATCCGTGAAGGCGGCGAGTGGTTCACCCTCACCGACGAGCTCCGCACCCACATCGCCGACCTCCGACGCGTCGGCGATCCCTGGCAGCTCTACGCCCGCTGGCTGAGCCGGGCGCTCCGGGGCGACGACGAGCCTCCGGCGGACGCCCCGGAGGCATGACGACGCCGGACGACCGCTTCGGGAAGCGCAGTCGCCCGGCATCGCGTCTCGCGTGGGATCACGCCGTCGCGGCACGACCCCGGGTGGTCGCCGGCTGGGGCTGCGAGAACAGCACGACGACGATGACGGCGACACCGACGACGACGTGCGGGAGCCAGACGTTGAGAGCCTCGCCCGCGAAGCCGAAGATCCACGGCGAGAGCGCGAGGAACAGGCTGGCGACGATGTCGAACACGAGGTGCACGGGCATCGGGATGAAGCCGAAGGGGCCCCATTCGTACTTCGTGAACAGGCTGTAGACGATCAGTCCGACGCCGAGGACGATCGGGATGATGACGGCCGCTCCGCCCACGCTCGCGAATCCGAACAGCCAGGGCGCGGCGATCAGCGCGATGCCGACGATGTAGTCGAGGACTCCGTGGACCTTGGTGGGGATGAAACGCATGATTCCTCCTTGTGTGGCGCCGCTGAACGCGACTCACCACTGGTTCGACGCCCTCCACGGATCGGATTGCGCCGGGTTCCGGCGTCGGTGACGGAATGTGACGCCGCCGCGATCTGGGCCGCCGACGGAATCGATAGATTCATGAGCATGTGCTTCCCGTGCACATCACCCGAACCCCCTGGAGCAAGATCATGACCTCTCGTCGCCGTGCCCTCGCGGGCGCCGCTCTCGTCCTCACCAGTGCGCTGCTGGTGACCGCATGCAGCTCGTCCGGATCGGGCGATGCGGCGACGGAGACCGCCGCGGACGCTCCCAAGATCACATTCCTCTACTCCCCGTACGCCGACTACGCGCCGTTCTTCCTCGCCGAGGAGAAGGGCTACTTCGAAGAGGCCGGGCTCGACGTGGAGCTCGTCGCCAAGGGCGGCAGCTCCGGCGAGACGTACCAGCAGGTCAGCACCGGCAACATCACCGCGGGCGGGGCCACGTGGGGGGCGGGCCTGTTCAACGCCACCAAGGCCGGCGCGTCGATCTCCGTGATCGCCAGCGTCTCGCGCATCCCGGAGTCGGGCCCGAACCCGTCGCCGCTGATCGCCTCGGATGCGTCCGACGTCACCGACGCCGCCGACCTGAAGGGCAAGAAGATCGGCATCCCCGGCGACGGCGGCTTCGGCATCTACTCCGTCGACCTCGCCCTCGAGTCGGTCGGTCTGAGCGTCGACGACGTCGAGCTCGTCAACCTGAGCCCCGGCGACATCCCCGCAGCGCTCGCGAACGGCTCGGTGGACGCGAGCTGGTCGATCGAGCCCATCTCGTCGGCCGTCATCTCCCAGGGCATCGCCCACGAGCTGCTCCCGATCGACTACCAGGCCGGCGTGGAGCTCGGCGCGATGGTCTTCAACACCGAGTACGTCGACAAGCACCCGGCCGCCGTCACGGCGTTCACGGCCGCGTACCTGAAGGCCGTCAAGGAGCTCGACGACGGCGGCTGGGACGACCCCGCCACGCAGAAGATCATCGCGGAGTACACGGACCTGCCGGTCGAGACCCTGACCTCGATCGCCCTCACCACCCAGGACCCGAGCGGTGCGATCGACTGGAAGGACGTCGCCCGCCAGGAGCAGTTCTTCCGCGACCGCGACGCCCTCGAGTTCGACGGCGACTCCGGCATCAAGGACATCTACCGCGAAGACATCCTGAAGGACGCGATCGCGCTGCAGGAGAGCGGCGACCTGGCCTCCTCGGCGAAATGAGCGGGCTCACCGTCCAAGGCCTCTGGAAGGCGTACCCGAACGCCGATCGCAAGGACGAGCTGCTGGTCGCGCTCCAGGACATCGATCTGGAGATCGCCGACAACGAGTTCGTGTGCGTGCTCGGGCCCTCGGGCTGCGGCAAGAGCACCCTGCTGCGCCTGGCCGCCGGCCTCGAGAAGCCGAGTCTGGGCACGATCGAGACCTCCAGCCGCCCGTCCGTCGTCTTCCAGGAGCACGGCGTCTTCCCGTGGCTGACCGTCGCGCAGAACATCGGATACCCGCTCAAGCTGCGCGGTCTCTCCCGCACCCAGCGCACCGAGCGGGTGGATCAGCTGCTCGACCTCGTCGGCCTGTCGGACTTCGGCGGGTACTACCCCGCGCAGATCTCCGGCGGTATGCGCCAGCGCACCTCCGTCGCCCGCGCGCTCGCGGACGACGGAGACCTGCTGCTGATGGACGAGCCGTTCGGCGCTCTCGATGAGCAGACGAGGGTCACGCTCCAGCAGGAGCTGCTCGAGATCTGGGAGCGCACCTCGAAAGCCGTCATGTTCATCACGCACAGCGTCGACGAGGCGCTGATGCTCGCCGACCGCGTCGTCGTGATGTCGCACCGCCCCGGACGGATCATCGACGACATCGAGGTCCCCTTCGGCCGGCCCCGCGACATCGCCGGGCTGCGGCGCGATCCGCGATACGGCGAGATCACGGCACGACTGTGGTCGCTGCTCGAGAACGCGAGCGAACAGGAGCTGGCCTCATGACCACGATCGCCGACCCGAAGATCGAGGCGCAGCTCAAGGAGGCCGTGAAGGCGGAGCGCGGCTCCGTCTGGGTCCGACGCCTCGGTCCCTACACGCCCCTGCTCATCCTCCTCGTCTGGGAGATCGCGAGCCGGACCGGCATCCTCGACGCCCGGTTCTTCCCGGCACCGACCTCGATCATCGAGACGTTCTTCGAGCTCCTCGTCTCCGGAGTGCTGCTGGAGAACATCGGGATCACGCTGTCCCGCATCGCGATCGGCTTCGTGCTGGGGGCGATCCCCGGCATCGTCCTCGGCATCCTGCTCGGGTCCGTGCGCACGCTCCGGCTGCTGCTCGACCCGATCTTCTCGGCCCTGCTCCCGGTGCCGAAGGTCGCGATCTTCCCGCTGCTGCTGCTGATCTTCGGCCTGGGCGAGACGAGCAAGTACGTCATCGTCGCGATCGGCGTGTTCTTCTACCTGCTCTTCAACACGCTCGGCGGAGTCATGCAGACCCCGCCGCTGCTGAACGACGTGGCGAACGCGAACGGGGCGACGCGCCTCCAGCGCTGGATGACCGTCTCGTTCCCGTACGCGCTCCCGTCGATCTTCACCGGCATCAAGCTCGCCACCGGCGGCGCGTTCGTGATCATCGCGGCATCCGAGTTCGTCGGTGCGAACAGCGGTCTCGGGTACATGATCTGGAGTTCCTGGGGCACGTTCGCGGTGTCGAAGATGTACGTCGGCATCGTCACGATCTCGGTGCTGGGCTACGGAGCGACCGCGTTGTGGGCCCTCCTGGAGCGCCGCGTCGTGCCGTGGGTCAAGTACTGAGCGGAGCAGGCACCATGAACGTGGACGCACAGGAGACCCTCGCCGACCTGCGTCGGGTGCTGCAGACGGCTGTCCCCGGCGGCGAACCGGACGACGTCGCCCTCGCGGCGTTCTGGCTGCTCCAGGCCGAGCAGCTGGGCCTGCCGGAGTTCGGCATCCGGATGCTGGCGCGCGATCTCGCGCGTCTCGGCGGCACCCCCGTCGCCCGCACTCCCCCGGGCGATGACGGCGCCGCGATCGGCTCGGTCGACGCGACCGGTGCGCCGGGGGTCGTGGCCCTCGCCTCGGCCGTCCGACGCGCATCGGAGGCCGTCGCCACGAACGGTCTGGCGATCATCGGTATCCGCGGCGCCGGGGCCCTCGGCATCCTCGGTCTCGCCGCGCGCTCGCTCGCAGCGGAGGGCGCGGTCGCGCTCGTCGCGGCGCAGTCGCCGGCCGCGGTCGCCCCGTGGGGCGCACACGCGGCCGCGATCGGCACGAACCCGCTCGCTGTGGGCGTGCCCCGGGCCGACGGTGCTCCCCTGGTCGTGGACTACGCGACCTCCGCGCTCACCCTCGCCGCGGTCCGCGAGGCCGCTGCCGCCGGTGGGTCTCTCCCCGACGGCAGCGCCATCGACGCCGACGGCGCGCCCACGACCGACCCGGCAGCCGTCGCCGCCCTCCTGCCGACCGGACTCGTGGGCTCCCTCACCGGTCTGGTGGTCGAGCTCCTCGCGGGTGTCGCCGTGGGAGGCCGCGTCACCGATTCCGAGGCACCGAGCACCCGGGGTGCGGTCGTCATCGCGTTCGATCCCGCTCGCGCAGGAGCCGTCGACGCCGCGTCCGCCGCGGCCGAGCTGGATCGGGACTGGCGTGCGGCCGGAGGGCATCTCCCCGCGCGCTTCGACGTCCTGACCGCGGACCCTGCCGATCTGCCGTCCACGATCGACATCCCGGTGGACGCCCTCGACTGGCTGCGAGAGCGCGGAGAAGGGGCGGCGGGGCGGTGAGCACCTTCCGCCTCTCGGTGACCCCGCCGATCGGACCGCTGTGGGAACGGCGTTCGATCGTCGTCCGAGGCGCCCTGCCCGGGTCGCTCGTCACGGTGCGCGCCGTCACGGCGAGAGACGGTGGCGACTGGGCCGCGCAGGCGACGTTCCTCGCCGACCGCGACGGCCTCGTCGACCTCGCGGCGCGGGCCCCCGTCTCGGGCGACTATCGGGTGGCCGACGCGATGGGGCTGTTCTGGTCGCAGCGCCGCGAGCCGGGAACGACCGGCTCCGCCGAGCCCGCGGATGTCGAACGCCCGATCCTCACCATGCTCACCGCCTGGAGCGAGCCGGGCACCGGTCACCTCGACGTCCCCGGGGCGGGCGCTCCGTCGACGACGGACACCGTCCAGGTCACGCAGTGGTTGCGCGGAGACGGTGTCGAGCGGACGGAGATCCGCGCGGACGGCCTGGTCGGCACCCTGTTCCGCCCCGCGCACGAGGGACCGCACCCCACCGTGATCGTGCTCAACGGCTCCGGCGGAGGGATCAACGAGGCCCGCGCCGCGCAGTATGCGTCGCGGGGCATACAGGCTCTGGCGCTGGGGTACTTCCGGGCCCCGGGGCTGCCGGATCACATCTCCCGTACCCCGCTCGAGTACTTCGAGCGGGCACTCCGCTTCGCCTCATCGACGCTCGATCCGAAGGGCGGCCTCCCCCTGGTGAGCGGTCAGTCCCGCGGCGGCGAGCTGTCGCTGCTGCTGGCCGCGACCTACCCGGAGCTCGTCCTCGGCGTCGCGCCTTTCGTCCCGGGCGCCTTCACCTTCGGCGCCCAGGGCGCCGCCGATCCCGCCGAGGGCTGGAACGGACCGACCTGGACGCGGGGCGGCGAGCCGCTCGAACATCTCTGGCATGACAACGCCGGCGTCACGTGGCAGCCGTGGAACGACGAGCCTCCGCCCACCCGGCACCGCGACGTCTACGTCGACGGGCTGCACGACCGCGAGCTCGCGCGCGCCTCCCGCATCCCGATCGAGCGGTTCCGCGGAGCCGTGGCCTGCGTGTCCGGTCTCGACGATCGCGCCTGGCCGTCGAGCATGGCGTCGCGCATCGTGCTCGACACGCTGGAACGACACGGGCACACCGCCGAGCGCCTGCACCTCGACTACGAGGAGGCGGGCCACGGGATCGCACTCCCCCACCTGCCCAGCACCGACATCGAACGCGTGCACCCCGTCTCGGGCGTGCACTATTCGAACGGCGGCACGCCCCGGGGCAACGCCGTCGCCGGCGCGGACTCGTTCGAACGGGTCTGCGCGTTCATCCACCGCACCGCCGACGCCGCCGCGGCCGCCGACGCGGACCACTCCCACGAAGAAGGACGGTAGTCATGCCCGCGAACGAGCACTTGGAAGGTCAGTGGCGGGAGTGGCGTCATGCCCGCGTCGCGGAGCTCACCCGCCCCTACGGCTGGACCGCCCTCGTCGCCCAGCACTGGCTGCGTGAGGGCGAGAGCGGCCTCGTCCTGGAGGGTCTGCCCGGCACCTGGGGCGTCGCGGACGGCAAGGTCCTCTACACGCCGCCCGCCGATGGCCCGAACCTCGTCGTCGACGGCGAGTACCCCGCCGCCCCTGTCGAGATCGTGCCCGGTCGCAACCAGACCTACGGCCATGGCAAGAGCGTGCCCGTGTACTTCGGGGTGAGCGAGGTGGAGACCATCCCGCGCACGACCGACGACGGAGACCGCATCTTCGCGGTGCGTGTGCGCGACCCCCGCGAGTCCGCGCGCAAGGACTTCTCCGGCCTGTCCGCCTACGACTACGACCCGGCCTGGCGCCTCCCCGCCCGCTTCACCCCCGCGGTGCGCGAGGACGTCGAGCAGATCACGGTCGAGACGGGAGTCCGCGAGACCACGGCACGCATCGGCACCCTCGCCTTCGAGCACGCCGGGCGCACCTACGAGCTCGCGCTGATCGGCAAGGATGCGGCGTACGGCGTGCAGCCCGTCGCCCACATCCGCGACCTGACGAGCGGGCAGACGACCTACGGCGCCGGACGCGTCGTCGAGCTGCAGTTCGCCGACGAGACAGGTGAGCGGATCGACCACATCGACTTCAACTACCTGACCGCCCTCCCCTGCGCGTTCACGAACTTCGTCACCTGCCCGCTCCCTCCGAGCCAGAACCATCTGGACTTCGAGGTGCTCGCCGGGGAGAAGAAGCCCGACGTCGACATCGACCGGGTGCTCACCTTCCAGAGCACCTGATCTGCTCCGGACCGGGCCGCACCGCACTCGCGGCCCGGTCCCAGGCTGCACTGCTACGGTGAGCATGCCGGCATCTCGCCGGCATCAGGGAAGACTTCTCGTCGACCAACGGGCCCTCATCGGTCATTTCGTTCTCCGTCGCCTCCTCTGTGTGAGCCCGAGGAGCGTCATGCCCACCCCGTCAGTCCCCTCTTCCATCGACCCCGCGCACGCCTGGGCCGCCCCCGTCGATCTGCCGGCCGGCACCACGGCGATCGTCTACTGCGAGGGCCAGTTCGGCGAGCAGGACGGCAAGACCGCGAACGGGCTCGTCCGTCACTCGGAGAAGTACGAGATCCTCAGCGTCATCGACAGCACGCATGCGGGCGCCGACGCCGGATCGCTCCTGGACGGCACCGCGAACGGGATCCCCGTCCTCGACGGCCTCCCCACCGCCATCGCCCACGCGGGCCGGGTGCCCGACTACCTGATCTGCGGTGTGGCGCCGGCCGACGGCCTGCTCTCCGCCGACCAGCGCACGGTGCTGCTCGACGGCATCGCCCGCGGGATGCACATCATCAACGGCCTGCACGAGTTCCTCACCGACGATGCCGAGTTCGTGGCCGCGGCCCTCCTCGCCGAGGTGACGATCACCGACATCCGTCGCCCCCGTGACAAGAAGGACCTCCACCTGTTCTCCGGCCGCATCTTCGACGTGACGTGCCCGCGCATCACGATCCTCGGCACCGACGGCGCGATCGGCAAGCGCACGACGGCGACGATCCTCGTGCGCGCGCTCAACGAGCGGGGCATCCACGCGGTCATGGTCGGCACCGGACAGACCACCATCATCCAGGGCGGCCGCTACGGCGTCGCACTCGACGCCCTCGTGCCGCAGTTCTGCTCCGGCGAGGTCGAGAACCAGGTCGTCGCCGCCTTCGAGGGCGAGGATCCGGACGTGATCATCGTCGAGGGCCAGGGCGCGCTCAGTCACCCCGCCTACATCACCTCGGCGCACATCCTCCGCGGCAGTCAGCCCGCCGGCGTCATCGTGCAGCACGCCCCCGGACGCACCGTCCTGGGCGACTTCCCGATGGTCGCGATGCCCACGGTCACCAGCGAGATCACACTCATCGAAGCCTTCGCCGACACCCGGGTGATCGGAGTGACGGTCAACCACGAGAACCTCACGACCCCCCAGCTCGCCGCCGCGATCGACGAGATCGAGCTCGACACCGGACTCCCGGCCACCGACCCGCTGACGAGGCCGCTGTCCGAGCTGGTGGACATGGTGCTCCGGGCGTTCCCGACGCTCAGCCCGCAGCGGTCCACCCGTAGCGCCGCGTGAGCGCCGCACCCACCCGGTCGTAACGACGCCGGTCGAGGACTGCGGCCTCGCGCCGCAGCCCTCGCTCGTGCACGCTGTACAGCTGCTCGACGTCGACCCAGGACTCGCGCCCCTGCGAGTCCCACGCGCCGCTGCCGATCGACAGGTAGTCCCGGTCGCCCTCGTGCGCCTTGCTGGTCATGCGCACCGCGTAGACGCGCTCCGCGGACTGCCGCGCGATCACGAGCACCGGGCGGTCCTTGCCTCGGCCGTCGTTCTCCTCGTAGGGCACCCAGGTCCAGACGATCTCGCCGGCGTCGGGCGCACCGTCCCGCTCGGGTGCGTAGGCGACCTGCAGATCCTCGATCCGGTCCGGGTCGATCCGGACGGTCTCGGTGCCGTGCACCCGCCCCTGATCGCGGCCGGAGGGGACCGAGCCGGAGGGGACAGGGGCGGATCGCTCCTGCGATGTCCGCAGACGCGCGTCCGGGCGCCTCGGACCTGCGGTCCGAGACGCCCGGCCGGAGCCCACTGCCTTGAGCAGGATCTCCGCGAGTGCTGTCAGGATGCCGTTGGTCTTGCTCACACGGTCACCCTAACCGCAGATCATGCGTCGATGAGCGCGTAGCCCTCCTCGCCGTGGACGACCTGGTCGACACCGGCGATCTCGTCCTCGTTCGTGATGCGGAATCCGATCGTCTTCTGGATCGCGAAGCCGATGATGAAGGCGACGACGAAGGAGTAGATCAGCACGCCGAGTGCGGCGATCAGCTGGACCGCGAGCTGGCGGGCGTCGCCGCCGACGAACAGGCCGGTGCCGGTGGCGAAGAATCCGAGGTACAGGGTTCCGATCAGGCCGCCGACGAGGTGGATGCCGACCACGTCGAGCGAGTCGTCGAAGCCGAGGCGGAACTTCAGCTCGACGGCGAGGGCGCAGACGATACCGGCGACGGCACCGAGCAGCAGAGACCAGCCGGGCGTGAGGTTGGCGCAGGCCGGGGTGATCGCGACGAGACCGGCGACGGCACCGGATGCGGCGCCGACAGACGTGGCCTTGCCGTCCTTGATGCGCTCGATGAGGATCCAGCCGAGGATGGCCGCGGCCGTGGCACCGAGCGTGTTCAGACCGATGAGTCCGACGCCGCCCATGTCCTCCGCGAGCCACTCCGCACCGGCGTTGAACCCGAACCAGCCGAACCACAGCAGAGCCGCGCCGAGCAGGGTGAGCGGCACGTTGTGCGGCTTCAGGATGCCCTTCTGGAAGCCGATGCGCTTGCCGAGGACCAGCGCGAGAGCCAGGGCCGCAGCACCGGCGTTGATGTGCACCGCGGTTCCACCTGCGTAGTCGATCACGCCGATGCCGCTGTCCTCGCCGAAGAGCGTGGTGCCGAGGTTCATGATCCATCCGCCGCCCCAGACCCAGG
Coding sequences:
- a CDS encoding DUF1611 domain-containing protein — translated: MPTPSVPSSIDPAHAWAAPVDLPAGTTAIVYCEGQFGEQDGKTANGLVRHSEKYEILSVIDSTHAGADAGSLLDGTANGIPVLDGLPTAIAHAGRVPDYLICGVAPADGLLSADQRTVLLDGIARGMHIINGLHEFLTDDAEFVAAALLAEVTITDIRRPRDKKDLHLFSGRIFDVTCPRITILGTDGAIGKRTTATILVRALNERGIHAVMVGTGQTTIIQGGRYGVALDALVPQFCSGEVENQVVAAFEGEDPDVIIVEGQGALSHPAYITSAHILRGSQPAGVIVQHAPGRTVLGDFPMVAMPTVTSEITLIEAFADTRVIGVTVNHENLTTPQLAAAIDEIELDTGLPATDPLTRPLSELVDMVLRAFPTLSPQRSTRSAA
- a CDS encoding ABC transporter ATP-binding protein → MSGLTVQGLWKAYPNADRKDELLVALQDIDLEIADNEFVCVLGPSGCGKSTLLRLAAGLEKPSLGTIETSSRPSVVFQEHGVFPWLTVAQNIGYPLKLRGLSRTQRTERVDQLLDLVGLSDFGGYYPAQISGGMRQRTSVARALADDGDLLLMDEPFGALDEQTRVTLQQELLEIWERTSKAVMFITHSVDEALMLADRVVVMSHRPGRIIDDIEVPFGRPRDIAGLRRDPRYGEITARLWSLLENASEQELAS
- a CDS encoding SPW repeat domain-containing protein, which codes for MRFIPTKVHGVLDYIVGIALIAAPWLFGFASVGGAAVIIPIVLGVGLIVYSLFTKYEWGPFGFIPMPVHLVFDIVASLFLALSPWIFGFAGEALNVWLPHVVVGVAVIVVVLFSQPQPATTRGRAATA
- a CDS encoding Ldh family oxidoreductase is translated as MNVDAQETLADLRRVLQTAVPGGEPDDVALAAFWLLQAEQLGLPEFGIRMLARDLARLGGTPVARTPPGDDGAAIGSVDATGAPGVVALASAVRRASEAVATNGLAIIGIRGAGALGILGLAARSLAAEGAVALVAAQSPAAVAPWGAHAAAIGTNPLAVGVPRADGAPLVVDYATSALTLAAVREAAAAGGSLPDGSAIDADGAPTTDPAAVAALLPTGLVGSLTGLVVELLAGVAVGGRVTDSEAPSTRGAVVIAFDPARAGAVDAASAAAELDRDWRAAGGHLPARFDVLTADPADLPSTIDIPVDALDWLRERGEGAAGR
- a CDS encoding acyl-CoA thioesterase/bile acid-CoA:amino acid N-acyltransferase family protein, which produces MSTFRLSVTPPIGPLWERRSIVVRGALPGSLVTVRAVTARDGGDWAAQATFLADRDGLVDLAARAPVSGDYRVADAMGLFWSQRREPGTTGSAEPADVERPILTMLTAWSEPGTGHLDVPGAGAPSTTDTVQVTQWLRGDGVERTEIRADGLVGTLFRPAHEGPHPTVIVLNGSGGGINEARAAQYASRGIQALALGYFRAPGLPDHISRTPLEYFERALRFASSTLDPKGGLPLVSGQSRGGELSLLLAATYPELVLGVAPFVPGAFTFGAQGAADPAEGWNGPTWTRGGEPLEHLWHDNAGVTWQPWNDEPPPTRHRDVYVDGLHDRELARASRIPIERFRGAVACVSGLDDRAWPSSMASRIVLDTLERHGHTAERLHLDYEEAGHGIALPHLPSTDIERVHPVSGVHYSNGGTPRGNAVAGADSFERVCAFIHRTADAAAAADADHSHEEGR
- a CDS encoding PQQ-dependent sugar dehydrogenase, whose translation is MARTERFRVGARLAACAATALLVACAPASPVPSASTLPADSGAIASGQETVVVEDLAAPWSIAFHDGTAVLSERDSARIVEISDTGDLHEVGVIDGVEARGEGGLLGIAVFGDWLYAYSTAADENRVQRFALSGKPGSLELGEPETILSGLASATNHNGGRIAFGPDGMLYVTVGDAGDRESAQDPRALSGKILRVTPDGTVPDDNPFAGSPVYSLGHRNPQGLAWADDGTMYASEFGQDTWDELNVIEAGGNYGWPDVEGIADRDGFIDPVQQWAPEAASPSGIAITAGAIFIANLRGERLREVPLDDLGASVEHFVGELGRLRDVVVAPDGELWVLTNNTDGRGSPRAGDDRVVHVPRG
- a CDS encoding ABC transporter permease produces the protein MTTIADPKIEAQLKEAVKAERGSVWVRRLGPYTPLLILLVWEIASRTGILDARFFPAPTSIIETFFELLVSGVLLENIGITLSRIAIGFVLGAIPGIVLGILLGSVRTLRLLLDPIFSALLPVPKVAIFPLLLLIFGLGETSKYVIVAIGVFFYLLFNTLGGVMQTPPLLNDVANANGATRLQRWMTVSFPYALPSIFTGIKLATGGAFVIIAASEFVGANSGLGYMIWSSWGTFAVSKMYVGIVTISVLGYGATALWALLERRVVPWVKY
- a CDS encoding GIY-YIG nuclease family protein, translated to MPTIDSLPGPCALCGGARGARSDGAWFCEDCGWRYGDTPDPDLPLPRVDVVYYLRYDRRVKIGTSRRPRQRLASIMHDELLAFERGGRAVEQQRHREFAAIREGGEWFTLTDELRTHIADLRRVGDPWQLYARWLSRALRGDDEPPADAPEA
- a CDS encoding DUF1684 domain-containing protein, translated to MPANEHLEGQWREWRHARVAELTRPYGWTALVAQHWLREGESGLVLEGLPGTWGVADGKVLYTPPADGPNLVVDGEYPAAPVEIVPGRNQTYGHGKSVPVYFGVSEVETIPRTTDDGDRIFAVRVRDPRESARKDFSGLSAYDYDPAWRLPARFTPAVREDVEQITVETGVRETTARIGTLAFEHAGRTYELALIGKDAAYGVQPVAHIRDLTSGQTTYGAGRVVELQFADETGERIDHIDFNYLTALPCAFTNFVTCPLPPSQNHLDFEVLAGEKKPDVDIDRVLTFQST
- a CDS encoding ABC transporter substrate-binding protein; this translates as MTSRRRALAGAALVLTSALLVTACSSSGSGDAATETAADAPKITFLYSPYADYAPFFLAEEKGYFEEAGLDVELVAKGGSSGETYQQVSTGNITAGGATWGAGLFNATKAGASISVIASVSRIPESGPNPSPLIASDASDVTDAADLKGKKIGIPGDGGFGIYSVDLALESVGLSVDDVELVNLSPGDIPAALANGSVDASWSIEPISSAVISQGIAHELLPIDYQAGVELGAMVFNTEYVDKHPAAVTAFTAAYLKAVKELDDGGWDDPATQKIIAEYTDLPVETLTSIALTTQDPSGAIDWKDVARQEQFFRDRDALEFDGDSGIKDIYREDILKDAIALQESGDLASSAK